GCCACGCCTACACTAACTACAAAAGGGAGTGATGTACAGGTGTGGAAAGCAGATtaggaagaagcaaaaaactACTGCAGAAGCCAGCTTGCACAAGCGCTCATAGGAGATCCCCTGGAAGTTACCCTAGGCAGGAAAACCACAAAAGGCTTAGGAAATTCCCTACAAGGGAAATAGCTGGAAGCAGAGAAGGAGGCAAGTAACACATCTGCTTCTTCCCACTCTCCCTTCTGCATCTACTGACAGACATTCCAGATAGAGACTGTGTGGAGCTGGGTCCACTCCAGTACAGCTGCTCATAAAACTGCAGGGGAATACCAATCTGGGAATCCTCAGGATTTTCTTCCAGGAAAGGATCATGTCTAATGGCTGCCCAGCAGGACATTCATCCCCCAGTTTTCACAATACTAAATCACCATTGGATCGTGATGAAGAGTGATTACCAGGACCCCCATGCAGGCGATGCTGGAGTCTCTATGGCAAGgaccagctgcaggcagcaccggagctgctcccacagcactgcactcCTCAGGCAGAGGCCCCATCCTGCCCAGGCTTTCACCACTTTTGGGACACAGTGAGCACCCCAAGGGGTTGATCAGGTGCCAGGAGTCTGTGGCAGGCAGGTGCTGCGCATCCATTCCAGGCCAACACTGCATatccaggccaggctggcactgcaTCTTTTAGACTTTCATTTGTTGGCTTGGATGTAAACCTCTGCTGTACCCCCAGGTCTGTATGGGGTAGCCTCCCTTAAATGGTGGCCCAAGACTCAGCAGCTGAGCTTTCTCCTTGGGCCACAGTCACATTCAGGCATGCCAAGCCATGGAGCTCCCCACTGAGCCACCACCCTGGACATGCTATCACACACCAAACTGCTGCCACAGAGCCACCAGCCTTGCTCCATTACCCACAGGCAGATCCTCTGGCTAAAGAAGCGTATGCCAGGCCTgccaaggcagctgcagggatggggagcacagccctgcagacgGTGCATGGTGCCTGACCTGTCTTCACAATGGCACGCACCCTGTCATCTGCGGGGAGCGGGTGCAGAGACGAGgtgcagcctgcagctggaCAAGGGCCAGAAGCACCAGCAAACCCTAGCGCAAAGACAGCAAGAgggggtgccagcacagccagggtgcCCACAGGGTGCCCCCGTTCCACACACAGGGTGAGCTGGCAGGCTTGCTCTTGCTGGAACCCAGAGTCCCTACCTGCACTCGCACTGCTTGTGCTCGGTGAACGCCATCTCCACATAGGGTGCCTCCCCGTTTGGTTTTATCTTCAGGAGCTGAAAGAAGAGCAAAGGTTACTTCTCAGGCAGTGGCAGGAGGGGGCTGGAAAGACTCCTGCGCCACTGCCTTGCCACCCCAGGCTCTTGGGAAGATGCATGTCAAACCTGTTCCTAGGGACCTACAACAACAGAGTCCACCTCCACACGTAGGCAGCACTGGCCAggcccagctgccctggcagcttgGGAGGATCTGTTAGTGCCACCCCTTGTCTTCAGGGCTTTAATTTAAGTCCCGTGGTCTTGGGATTTCCCAGCcttagaaaagatttttcagtttctgcctttctgcagaATTTTCACATATTTGATCCCTTTGCACACCTCCTTTCTCTGACAGAAATATCCCCCCAGTCATGTTTTTCAGGCCAATCCcattgctgctgcctcctcccgGACCCCTTTCCTACAGCACTGAGCTGGAATCAACTGGAGTCAATACCACAGTGCCTCCCCAGAGGCACAGAGTTACAGGATTCGCACTGTCACTTGTCACAGCCCAGCGTgaagttcaggttggacatccAAGGGCCTTACAGGATACATTCATCATTGGTGTGATCCACACTAGTCCCTGCAGAAGAGTTTGGCATTTCTACTCAGtacacagcagcaggagccctccCATAGAGGGAGACCTGTGCTTGGGGAGCTGCCTCCTGTTCACACCAGGCTTTGATCCACCTCAGCCAAGAGCTTTTTGCCATCCTGCCTTCCAACGCACTTTCAACCTCAGAGAGACCAAAATCACTGGTGGTTTATTGCAGGCATTCCCTAGTCCATCATCCACGGCAAAGCAGAGCATTTCCCTGGTCCCTGCAGCATCACCAGGTTGATCTCTGGCAACTCAGTGCAGGGGCTGCAGTGTGAggacagctgctgcctggtACATGGGGAAGAGCTGAATGGCCCAGGATCTCACAGCTCACACCATAGCTCAGTGGTGACTGAAAGCACGGTTGGCTCAACCCATCATGCTCACCGTGTCCCAGTGGGAGGCATTCATGACAGCACCACCCCAAGCATCACCTGATAGAGGAGAGCCTCACTCCTCCCTTCGATTCAAGGGCAGTACCTACTTtgtcccagcaggcagccacgGCTAACTGGAACtacccccagccccaccacaggACAGGAAAGGTCtggaaaaataacagcaatGTGCGAGACAGACCACACAGAGAGAAGCCAGTACCACCAGGGGCGACACCTGACCTCAGGGCCAAGCCcaaagagcaggcagagggaccCTACTGGCTTGGCATGCATTTGAGCCGTTGTAAGTCCTCTCCCTTGCTAGCCACACTGCTACAATGTCTAGAGGATGCAAAGCTGCAAATTCACCTTCCCGGCCTCGGTGAGCAGCCCTCCAGCTCTccggcacggccccggccccgcagcagcagcacataCCTGCATGGTGACCGTGCTTGTCTCCACGGGGACGCAGCGGAGACCCTCGTCCCCACAACAGCCTCCACAGCGCTGCAGGGAGACGCAGGAAGGTCTGAAGATGTACTCCACCTCGTTGGGAAATTCGGTAATGACGTccaccagctgctccagaggccGGCAGAAACTACGATTCCAGATCTCCCGAAAGGTAAGGACTGCaagagacagggacagggactaTAAGGAGGCGCCCAAATAGGCAGAGCCCAGCCGGACCGCTGCCGGGGCAGGTGCAGCAGCCGCCGGGGGGTCCTGCAGCCATCACGGAGCACAGGGAAGCAAAGGACCACTTTGTGCTCCCAGTAAGTCCGCCTGTGCACATCACCGTGCGGGGGCTCACACGGCCGCCCCGACAGGCTCTTTCTCCCTCTATCCGCCAGCTCCGTCTCCTGCCCAGGCACTCTGCTCATCCCCGAGCTCCGCCGCGAAGGGGCTCCCCCGCACCTCGCCCGGCCGGACAGCCGTCCCCTGGGGCtttccagcagggagagctgaagCGGAGCGCTCCCACCCAGCGCCCCGCACGCCGGCACCGGAGGGGCAGCAGCCTAGGGACCGGGCTGCGCTCCGCTCCGGCCCGCGACGGTACCCGGTGCCCGAGGATGCCTGGGGGCATCAGGTTGCTCTAAGCCGCGGCACAGCTCCCGGCTACATCCCCGGTTGTCACCGCGGGACTCCAGAGGTAACACAGCCCCGGGTAGTACCCAACGCGCCCCGGCCTTGCGCGAagccttccctgggctgctgcccccTCCCAGCCGGGGCACCGGGCGGCCGCTCACTACCAACTCACCGGGAGACTCCGTGCTGGCGGTCCCCCGCTCCTCCGGGgcctgcagggaaggaaaggcGAGCTCTGGAGGGGCAGCACGGGGTGAGCCGCTGCCGCCCCCCGCCCAGCGCCGGGAGGTGTCCCGGCATTCGCGGCCGCTCCGGGCAGACGCACCCTGCTCCGACCCCCTCCCGCCCCACGGCTCTCACCGGGGCGGGCGGTGCCCCCAGCGTCCCGGCCACCAGCAACCGCAGGAAGGCGCCGAGCAGCCGCAtcgccgctcccgccgcccctgTGCAGACTCGCTGCCGCCACTAGCGCCCGGCCGCCCCCGGCATGCCGCCCCGATGCCGGGCCACCGGCCCCGCCGTgccgcctccgccgccgccgggccaTGGGAgcgcgccccgctccgccgccgtATTTCACCGCCAccgccccgccgctgccccgccccggccccgccgcggggcgGGAGCAggtgcccggccccggcggccgcggggaCGGCCGGTGCTCCGGGACGCGGCGGAGCCCCCTCCTTCAGCGCCCCCGCACCGCCTCCGGCCAATACTCCATCGGGCTGCCCGGCGCTTCCATTCACCGTCCCGTACCCGGTGAATCCCCGGCCGGCGGGAACCACCGGGGCTGTGTTGGGCTTCTTGGCTTGCTGTTTTCGCTGCCCCATGCCCATCCACCCGTTGTGTGCCCACCTGGCTCCTGCCCCCATACAACAGCCCTTTTCCCACTCATCCTCTTCATTTCCCTACTGATGCCCTGTTCCCACTCAGACTTCCCGAGCCTGTCCACCCATCCCCTTCCCCtcaagctgctctgtgcctgtccACCTATCCCCTTCCCCCTCAAGATGCCCTGTGCCTGTTCCATCAGCCCCTGCCATTGGACTCCTGCCAAAGGGTTTCCAGCCCCCCCAGCCTTAGGGACAGCATCCTCATTCTGGTCTACAGCTCGGAATGGGCACAGCAGGTCTTGGGTCAAACCCTGCTGCCAACCCAAAGGAGCTCTGTTGGccttttctgttctatttttaaGCCCCAGAGGCCAGGAAAGCTGGAACTATGGGAGGTGTGATGAGATGCCAACAGGCAACATGAtcccccatgggctgcaggtccTAGGGAAATAACgagctctgtgtctgtgccaggATTCACGTCCTCCTGGGAGAGTGGGGAGGCTGCTTCAGGGCTTCCCTACCCAACACCATGTGAGGTCTGTCCCTGCAGCATGAGGATGCCAGTGAttggctcccagccctgtgggatCTGTCCCCAGGGGATACAGGACATGCCAGCTGCCTGTCCTCAGCCCCGTTGGGCTATGCAAGTGGCAGTGACTCAggcaccagcaggagctgggctcagtCAGGAGCTTCTAGGCATTGGTACCACTGAGTGTGTGAcaaagctgctggagcaagGCCTGGCAAATGAGCATGGAGATGCTGCAGAGATAAGCACACAGAATTCCCAGCCCCACCGCGGGGAGGGTGTGCTGCAGTTCATCATTCGGCAGCACAGCACCAACTCAGCAGCtgtcagggctgctgtggcagcGTTCAGTGCCTGTTCGTACTCCTtctcctggctgggcagcaaAGAGCAGGTAACATCCTTAATGTGATGACTGGAGCATGCCTGTGGTCTCCCTCTGCCACCCTACAGACCCTCTTGCGTCAAGGAGACCTCCTTTCCCACTTCCCCTGGGATGGTTGTGAGATGGGGTGAAGAGAGCTTTTCGTCCCACCCGAGAGCAGAGGCcgccctgagcagcagctgctgccaactCACTGGACAGACAGAATCCTGTTATTGCAAAGACCGTGACCACACGGGGCCTCATGCCTGTCCTTGCAGGAAGGTCCCTTGGGGCCACCTCTCAGACACAAGGCCAGCTTCTGGCGCTGGAGCAAAGGGCTctcccccaggagctgtgtggcTGGGGAGACCAGCCCTTAATTGCCGAGTGCAGTCCTGTTCCTGGTCTGAAGCTATTTCCTCAGAGGCCTTGGGCAGAGTTTACATTCCTGGGATGAGCATCCACTTTCTAGGCAGTGTGGAACAGAGACAGGAGAAGAGGAATAATATTTGGACACCGTTAACCTGTGATCAGCAACATCCTCCTGCATATGGAAGAAACATCAAGCTGGCTGGGGTCACAGTTGCGTGCTTTCCCCTCTGCCATGCTCCTCCCCAGGGGGCCAAATgtgcccttccccagctgcaggataGGGCTGGAGGTCGATGCTATAAATGCACCAGCATGTCCCTCGCGCCACCTCCCACTCGGCTCTGGGGAGCAGAGTTACGCACTTTGGGAGCGAGGGACAGAGGAAGCTCAAGGAACCAGCCAGGGACATAAGGCAAATAGAGACATTTCCTTAAAGAGCAAAGGCCTCCCCTGCAGTGAGCCCCACGCCGTGGCTGCTGACTGAGAGCATCACCTTCAATATGccactgcctgcctgtgccacctccctgtcctgctcacagagctgaggaagaaGGTGGCTGGGGGATTGTGGGGTGTCCTTGCTGTGGGTGAGCCCTGGCTGTCAGGTGGGGAAGGCCAGCTTTGGCACCCAGCTGCAAGCATGccatggcacagccctgccagggcacagggtCACCTCCATGCCTCCTACACCTTcaaggggagggaggaggggcaAGAGCAGGGGCCCTGGCTGCCCATGAGCACTGAAGGAGCCCAGAGCAagcagctgctcttccctgcaaAACCCCACCCTGCTCATTGCAGGCAAGGTCCCTCTTAAGTAATCTTTTCCAGAAAACAGCCCCATGTCAGGATCAGAGTTCTCTCATGGGCATCTTATACCCTGCAAAAGCTCACCTTTGGCATCTCACATGAAAAGAACCCAATAAAAACTTGTCCCGGCATCATTCTTAAACTGACTGCAGCCAGGACCTCCTGTGTCACCCCTGAAGCCCTCGGAGAACACCTCTGAAATCCTCAGGgcattatttttgttctg
This region of Motacilla alba alba isolate MOTALB_02 chromosome 5, Motacilla_alba_V1.0_pri, whole genome shotgun sequence genomic DNA includes:
- the PGF gene encoding placenta growth factor isoform X3; translated protein: MRLLGAFLRLLVAGTLGAPPAPAPEERGTASTESPVLTFREIWNRSFCRPLEQLVDVITEFPNEVEYIFRPSCVSLQRCGGCCGDEGLRCVPVETSTVTMQLLKIKPNGEAPYVEMAFTEHKQCECRPRQDLMRLGRRRSKGRGKRRQDKKGRKDCEL
- the PGF gene encoding placenta growth factor isoform X1, whose protein sequence is MRLLGAFLRLLVAGTLGAPPAPAPEERGTASTESPVLTFREIWNRSFCRPLEQLVDVITEFPNEVEYIFRPSCVSLQRCGGCCGDEGLRCVPVETSTVTMQLLKIKPNGEAPYVEMAFTEHKQCECRPRQDLMRLGRRRSKGRGKRRQDKKGRKDCELWEHSLAPRTALPHLPHWQQEKRTRDQVWG
- the PGF gene encoding placenta growth factor isoform X2 yields the protein MRLLGAFLRLLVAGTLGAPPAPAPEERGTASTESPVLTFREIWNRSFCRPLEQLVDVITEFPNEVEYIFRPSCVSLQRCGGCCGDEGLRCVPVETSTVTMQLLKIKPNGEAPYVEMAFTEHKQCECRPRQDLMRLGRRRSKGRGKRRQDKKGRKDCELCGTPRR